In Tribolium castaneum strain GA2 chromosome 4, icTriCast1.1, whole genome shotgun sequence, one DNA window encodes the following:
- the LOC660921 gene encoding ras-like GTP-binding protein RhoL, producing MALEIIYRQYCIRCRRSPFTISVFASCPTMKNQIRITVVGDGDTGKTCMLIVYKDRKFDERYIPTVFDVYSMTITIDRKEYTMILQDTAGQEEFDKLRQLAYKETDVFILCYAVNDANSWDNVKEKWAPEIRRCCPRAKLILAATKCDLENERILDKKSGQKLAKLIKADDFIENSAKLRWNVDETICLALTVFVNAQKTNKRENTSTCALL from the exons ATGG CGCTGGAAATAATTTATCGGCAATATTGTATCAGATGCCGAAGGTCGCCGTTCACCAT ATCAGTTTTTGCCTCCTGTCCGACTATGAAGAACCAAATCCGGATAACAGTCGTCGGTGATGGCGACACGGGGAAAACCTGCATGTTGATCGTTTACAAAGACCGCAAATTCGACGAGCGCTACATCCCCACCGTCTTCGACGTTTACTCAATGACCATAACAATAGACCGCAAGGAGTACACCATGATCCTGCAGGACACAGCCGGTCAGGAAGAATTCGACAAGCTCCGGCAACTGGCCTACAAAGAA ACGGACGTATTCATCTTGTGTTACGCAGTAAACGACGCCAATTCCTGGGATAACGTGAAGGAAAAATGGGCGCCGGAAATACGAAGATGTTGTCCCAGAGCGAAATTGATATTAGCTG CGACGAAATGCGATCTTGAGAATGAGAGAATACTGGACAAGAAAAGTGGCCAGAAACTGGCTAAACTCATCAAAGCTGACGATTTTATTGAGAATTCCGCAAAGCTGCGATGGAATGTCGACGAGACAATTTGTTTAGCACTCACGGTTTTTGTAAATGCGCAGAAGACCAACAAAAGGGAAAATACAAGCACTTGTGCGCTACTCTAA
- the LOC660977 gene encoding ras-like GTP-binding protein RHO, with the protein MERNIVIIGDGYVGKTSILNAIKEKKFEEQIPNVYDNFELCQTVNGKQFQLKFIDTAGQEEFAMIRKLSYEDANLFLLCFAVDDRVSFENMESVWVPDLQNCKDVPVVLVGTKSDLRKTHSCINRDEIIKFQKKINALFYAECSAKTLDGIEDLKKRILKLFAKEKSCTIQ; encoded by the exons ATGGAGAGAAACATCGTGATCATAGGCGACGGATACGTCGGCAAAACGAGCATTTTGAATGCGATCAAAGAGAAGAAGTTCGAGGAACAAATCCCTAATGT GTATGATAACTTCGAGCTGTGTCAAACGGTAAACGGTAAACAATTCCAACTCAAGTTTATCGATACGGCAGGTCAGGAGGAATTCGCAATGATCAGGAAACTTTCCTACGAGGAT GCGAACCTTTTTCTGCTGTGTTTCGCTGTAGACGACCGAGTTTCCTTCGAAAACATGGAAAGTGTCTGGGTACCGGACTTGCAAAACTGCAAAGACGTACCAGTGGTTCTCGTTGGTACAAAATCAGATTTGCGCAAAACACACAGTTGCATAAATCGGGACGAAATCATCAAATtccagaaaaaaatcaatgctCTATTTTACGCAGAATGCTCGGCGAAGACTCTGGACGGAATTGAGGATTTGAAGAAGCGGATTTTGAAGCTGTTTGCCAAAGAAAAATCTTGCACCATCcagtga